GAGGCCATCGGCTTTCGCGTGCGCACCGAGGATGGCATGATCTTCGATCTCATTTACGATCTTCGATGGGATCAGTGGACGGTGATCCCGCTGATCGCTCCCTCGCCCTGATGGCGTCCTCACGGGGTCGCAGCAACAGGAAGACCAAGCTGTAGCCGGCCCCGGCGATGGGGATGGCGAAGACGAACCCCCAGAACCCGAACAGGCGCACTCCGATCAGGACGGCGATCAGGGTGAGCAGGGGCGGCAGGCCGGTGGCCTCTCCTAGCATGCGGGGGATCAGGAATTGGAAAAGGATCTGCTGGTAGATGAACAGGATCAGCCACATCCAGAGCCCCGCCGTCCACGCGCCCTGAAGCCAGAGGGTGAGGGGCGGGCCCCACAGGGCGATAGGCGCCCCGATGATGGGGATCAGGATGATGGGGGCGGAGAGCAGCGCGATGAGCCCGGAAAAGGGCGCCTGGAAAGCCAGCATCACCAGGAGGGTGACCAGCCCGTTGAGGAGCGCGATCAGGAGCTGCCCTCGCAGGAATCCCCCGAAGGTGCGGTCCAGGATTCGGGCCGTCGCATACATCTCATCGTGATAGTGGGGTGGGATCAGGGAGAGGATCTGCCGGGAGATATTGCGCCAGTCCAGCATTATATAGTAGCTCAGGGCCAGGATCAGCAGGAACTCCACGACGCCCCCGCCGACCTGTCGGGCCGTCTCCACCAGGATCGGGAAGAGCCACCCGGCTCCTTGGCGCGCCAGATCCTGCCAGGCCTCCCGGGAGGGGAGGAGGGCTAGGGCTTCGGGCGGGATGTTCAATCGCATGGCCAGCTCCCGTTGCATCCGGACCATCTCCTCGGGCAGGTGCTGAAGCCGTTGGGGGAGGAGGGCCGCCAGATCCAGGGCCTGGCGGATCAGGAGGGGGATGCCTAACATAAGGGCCAGCAGGAGCAGGCCCAGCAGGCCGGTGTGGATCAGCGTGGCGCCCAGCGCGTAGGGGATTCGAAGGCGGGCGAGGCGGCGCAGCGCGGGAGGCGCTCCCCGCTGAATCAGGCGCTCCAGCCACGCTTCCGGGAACAGCCCGCGATCCATCCAGGCGACCACCGGGTGCAGGATGTAGGCCAGCAGCCCCGCCAGGGCCAGCATGCGGGCCAAGTCGGCGAACAGGCGGAACAGCTGCCAGAGCCGCTCGGTGATGTAGATCAGCGCCGCCAGGCTGATCAGGATCAGCACGAGGCGCGGGATGCGC
The window above is part of the Thermoflexus hugenholtzii JAD2 genome. Proteins encoded here:
- a CDS encoding AI-2E family transporter — encoded protein: MRIPRLVLILISLAALIYITERLWQLFRLFADLARMLALAGLLAYILHPVVAWMDRGLFPEAWLERLIQRGAPPALRRLARLRIPYALGATLIHTGLLGLLLLALMLGIPLLIRQALDLAALLPQRLQHLPEEMVRMQRELAMRLNIPPEALALLPSREAWQDLARQGAGWLFPILVETARQVGGGVVEFLLILALSYYIMLDWRNISRQILSLIPPHYHDEMYATARILDRTFGGFLRGQLLIALLNGLVTLLVMLAFQAPFSGLIALLSAPIILIPIIGAPIALWGPPLTLWLQGAWTAGLWMWLILFIYQQILFQFLIPRMLGEATGLPPLLTLIAVLIGVRLFGFWGFVFAIPIAGAGYSLVFLLLRPREDAIRARERSAGSPSTDPIEDRK